The following DNA comes from Leifsonia sp. 1010.
CTGGTCGCAGGTGATGCCGACGGGCGTCGGGGGAGCGGTCGGCGTCACCACCGGCACGGGAGTCGCCGTCGGCGTCTTGGTGGCCGACGCGGAGGCGGTCGGCGTCTTCGACGGCGTGGGCGTCGGCGTGCAGCCGGCGAGCGCGGCGGATGCGAGGAGTCCTGCCGCGACGGTTGCGGTCAGAAGGGCGAAACGGCGGGTGGATGAGGGCATTCGGCTCTTCGTCTCTCTGTTCGGCACGCCGTGCGGGAGCGCGCGTCGCGATGACCCTATCAATTCGCGCGCCGCGAACCCGACGGCCCGCCGTGGCCCGCCGACGCCGGGCCCCACGGCCGCCCGGTAGAATCGATCCTCATGACTCCCGCTGACCTCTCCGCCGCCCTCCTCGACATCGTGACGACGGTGGTCGAGCAGCGACGAGCGGCCGGCGCGGACATCCCCGAGCTCGCTCTCACGGTCGACGACGTGCCTCTAGAGCGCCCGAAGAACCGCGACCACGGCGACTGGGCGTCGAACGTGGCGATGCGCCTCGCGAAGAAGGTCGGCGCGAACCCGCGCGAGCTCGCCGAGCAGATCGCCGCGGCCGCCGCCGGCATCGACGGCGTCGCGTCCGCCGAGGTCGCCGGACCCGGTTTCATCAACTTCCGCCTGGAGGCCGCGGCCGCCGGGCAGCTGGCGAAGACCATCGTCGAGGCCGGCGACGCGTACGGTCGCGGCGACGTGTACGACGGCCTGACCGTGAACCTGGAGTTCGTCTCGGCCAACCCGACCGGCCCCGTCCACATGGGCGGCGCGCGCTGGGCGGCCGTCGGCGACAGCCTGGCCCGCATCCTGCAGGCCGAGGGCGCCGACGTGACCCGCGAGTACTACTTCAACGACCACGGATCGCAGATCGACCGGTTCGCGCGCAGCCTGCTCGCCGCGTACCTCGGTGAGCCCACGCCGGAGGACGGCTACGGCGGCGGTTACATCGGCGAGATCGCCGAGCGTGTCGTGCAGGGATTCGACGGCGACCTCGCCGCCCTTCCGCGCGAGCAGCAGCAGGAGGTGTTCCGCTCGGCGGGCACCCAGCTGATGTTCCAGGAGATCAAGGACCGCCTGCACTCGTTCGGCGTCGACTTCGACGTCTACTTCCACGAAGACTCCCTGCACGAGTCCGGCGCGGTCGACCGTGCCATCGCGCGACTGCGCGAGCAGGGCCACATCTTCGAGGCCGACGGCGCCATCTGGCTGCGCACCACGACGTTCGGCGACGACCGCGATCGCGTCATCATCCGCTCCAACGGCGAGCCCGCCTACATCTCCGGCGACCTCGGCTACTACCTCGACAAGCGCGAGCGCGGCTTCGAGCAGAACATCATCATGCTGGGCGCCGACCACCACGGCTACATCGGCCGCATGATGGCGATGGTCGAGGCGTTCGGCGACAAGCCGAACGAGAACCTGCAGATCCTCATCGGCCAGATGGTCAACCTGGTGAAGGACGGCGAACCCGTCCGCATGTCCAAGCGCGCGGGCACCATCGTGACGCTCGACGACCTGGTGGATGCGGTGGGCGTCGACGCCGCGCGCTACGCCCTGGTGCGCTCCTCGACCGACTCGCAGCTCGACATCGACCTCGACCTGCTGACCAAGCGCAGCAACGAGAACCCCGTCTACTACGTGCAGTACGCCCACGCGCGCACCCGCTCGGTGGCGGCGAACGCCGAGAAGGCCGGAGTCGACCGCAGCGTCTTCGCGCCGGAGCTGCTCACGCACGAGACCGAGTCGGCGCTGCTGGGCGGTCTGCAGGAGTTCCCGCGCGTGGTCGCCCAGGCGGCCGAGCTGCGCGAGCCGCACCGCGTCGCCCGCTACATCGAAGAGCTCGCCGGCCTCTACCACGCCTGGTACGCCGTCCGCGACGGCTCGACGCGCGTGCTCCCGCACGGCGAGGAGCCGGTGACCGACCTGCACCGCACCCGCCTCTGGTTGAACGACGCGACCGGCCAGGTGATCCGCAACGGCCTCGGCCTGCTCGGGGTCTCCGCGCCGGACCGCATGTAGCGAACGGATGACGACCGGATGAGCGACAACACCACCCAGGTGATTCCCGAGCCCCAGGCCGCAGCACCGCGCCGCCGGCGGCCACGGTGGCTCCGCCTCCTGCTCGCCATCGGCATCCCCGTCGTCGTGATCGTCGTGCTGCTCGTGGTGGTCGACACGGCCGCGCGCGCGTACGCCGAGCAGCGGGTGTCCGACGAGATCGAGAAGAACCTGCCGGCCGACATCCGCGGAGAGGTGACGACCCACATCGGCGGCTTCTCCGTGCTGCAGCAGTACCTGTCCGGCTCGTTCCAGCGGGTCGAGCTGGATGCGCCGAAGCTCGTCGTGCAGGGGGCCCCGCTGAGCGCGACCGTCGTCGCCACCGGCGTCCCTGCCGACTTCTCGAAGCCGATCGCCGACGCCACCGGCACCCTGCGCATCAGCCAGGAGTCGCTCAACACGCTCGTCAAGATCCCGGGCGCGACCGGCGACATCTCCCTCGGCGACGGCACGATCGGCTACGACGGGAAGATCGACCTGCTCGGCCTCCCCGTCGGCTACACCGTGACGGCGACGCCCGAGGCGGCCGGCAAGCAGGTGCTGCTGAAGCCGGACAAGGCCAACCTGACGACCGGGGCCGGCGACGTCAACCTCAGCCGCCTGCTGCAGGCCCTCACCTCGCAGGGCCCGTTCCCGGTGTGCGCGGCGCAGTACCTCCCCGACGGCGTCGAGGTGTCCGACATCCAGGTGACCCCTGGCCACGCCACCGTCGAGCTGACCGCGAGCGACTTCGTCCTCGACCAGAAGTTCATGGCCAGCAAGGGGAGCTGTTCGTAACACGCACCGAGCGTGTCGTGCGGCCTGGATAGACTTCTGCTGTCATCTCCACCGGCTTCAGGGGCCAATCCGGGTCCGCTCGCCTAGGAGACCCCCACTCGTCGCCACCCGTGAGGTTCCCTATGGCTGATTCTGTCGCTGCGTCCAACCCGCTCGCCCCGCCGTGGCTGCATGTGCCCGCGGATGCGAACGCGCTCGCCCCGGGCCTGTGGTCCCGCACGGTCGATCGCGGCTCAGGAGAGCTGATCGTCGGCGGTGTCGCCGCGAGCGAGCTCGCCGCCCGCTTCGGCACGCCGCTGTATGTGATCGACGAGGACGACGCTCGGGCGCGCGCCGTCGAGGTGCGCGAGGCGTTCGACCGCGCGTTCGCCGAGATCGGCACCGCCGCGAAGGTCTACTACGCCGGCAAGGCGTTCCTCAGCATCGAGGTGGCGCGGTGGATGTCGGAGGCCGGCCTCAACATCGACGTCTGCAGCGGGGGCGAGCTGGCCGTCGCGCTGGCCGCCGGGGTCGACCCCGAGCGGATCGGCTTCCACGGCAACAACAAGTCGCTCGTCGAGATCGACCAGGCGGTCGAGGCCGGCATCGGCGCCATCATCATCGACAGTGTGCAGGAGATCGGCCGCGTCGCCGCCGCGGCCGAGCGCCACGGCGTGCGGCAGAGCGTCCGTCTGCGGGTGAACAGCGGCGTGCACGCGCACACCCACGCCTTCCTCGCGACCGCCCACGAGGACCAGAAGTTCGGGATCGCCCTTGAGCACGCGGCAGAGGCCGTCGCGCTGATCCGGTCGCACGCCTCGCTCGCGTTCCGCGGCCTGCACTGCCACATCGGCTCGCAGATCTTCGGTGCCGACGGTTTCGCCGAGTCGGCCGCCCGGCTGCTCACGCTGCACAAGCGGCTCCTCGCGGGCGGCGACGTGCCCGAGCTGAACCTCGGCGGCGGTTTCGGAATCGCCTACACCTCCGCCGACGACCCCGCGCCGATCGGCGAGCTCGCCCGGCGCATCGCGGAGACGGTGGCGGCGGGATGCGAGGAGCTCGACATCCCGACGCCGGTCGTCGCGTTCGAGCCGGGCCGGTCGATCATCGGGACCGCCGGCCTCACGCTCTACACCGTCGGCACGACGAAGGATGTGCCGGTCGCGTTCCAGGACGACGGCGAGACCGCGGTCCGCCGGTACGTCAGCGTCGACGGCGGGATGAGCGACAACGCCCGCCCTGCGCTCTACGGCGCGGACTACTCGGCCAGGATCGCGAACCGCGTCTCGCCGGCCGCTCCCGCCCTCGTGCGCGTCGCCGGCAAGCACTGCGAGAGCGGCGACATCGTCGTCGACGCGGAGTACCTGCCCGGCGACGTCGGGCCCAACGACCTGCTGGCCGTGCCCGCCACGGGCGCCTACTGCTGGCCGCTGTCCAGCAACTACAACCACCTCGGGCGGCCGCCGGTCGTCGCGGTGCGCGACGGGGAGGCGCGGGTGATCGTCCGCGGCGAGACCATCGAGGACCTCCTCGCGCGCGACACCGGCTACGCGGCGCCCGCATCCACCGTTTCCGCGTCGAAGGAGCGCAGCCAGGCATGATCGAGTACCGCAACCTCCGTGTCGCCCTGCTCGGGGCCGGCTCCGTCGGATCGCAGGTGGCCCGCCTCCTGCTCGAACAGGGCGACGAGTTCGCCTCCCGCATCGGCGCGCGCCTCGAGCTCGTCGGCATCGCCGTCCGAGACGTGGATGCGCCGCGCGACGCCGACCTGCCGCGCGAGCTGTTCACCACCGACGCCTCCTCGCTCATCCTGGGCGCGGACATCGTCGTGGAGCTGATGGGCGGCATCGAGCCGGCCCGCGGCTACGTGCTGGAGGCGCTGAACTCCGGCGCCGACGTCATCACGGCCAACAAGGCGCTGCTGGCGACGCACGGCCCCGAACTGTTCGACGCCGCCGAGCAGGTCGGTGCGCAGCTCTACTACGAGGCGGCCGTCGCCGGCGCCATCCCGATCATCCGGCCGCTGCGCGACAGCCTCGCGGGCGACCGCATCAACCGCATCCTCGGCATCGTCAACGGCACCACGAACTTCGTGCTCGACCGGATGGACGTGAACGGCGAGACGCTGCAGGACGCCCTGGCGACGGCCACCGACCGCGGGTACGCCGAGGCCGACCCGACCGCCGACATCGGCGGGTACGACGCGGCGCAGAAGGCGGCCATCCTGGCGAGTCTGGCGTTCCACACCGTCGTTCCCCTGGAGCGCGTCTACCGCGAGGGCATCACGAGCGTCACCAAGGCGCAGGTGGACGCGGCCCGCGAAGCCGGCGCGGTCATCAAGCTGCTGGCGATCTGCGAGCGCCTGACCGACCCGGAGACCGGGGAGGAGGGCGTCTCGGCCCGCGTCTATCCCGCGCTCATCAGTCGCGACCATCCGCTCGCGGCCGTGCACGGCGCGCACAACGCCGTGTTCGTGCAGTCGGCCGCGGCCGGTGACCTCATGTTCTACGGCGCGGGCGCCGGCGGCGTCGAGACCGCATCCGCCGTGCTCGGCGACGTGGTGTCCGCCGCCCGCCGGCACGTGGTGGGCGGACCGGGCGTCGCCGAATCGACGCACTCCGACCTCCCGGTGCTCGACATCGGCCGCGTCGTCACCCGCTACCAGATCACCCTCGACGTCGAGGACCAGCCCGGCGTCCTCGCCGCGGTCGCGCGCATCCTGAGCGACGGCGGCGTCAGCGTCGAGACCGTGCAGCAGTCCGTTCCGAGCATCACCGGACCCGTCGTGATCGCCGGAGCGGCACCCGCCGCGGCCGGCCCGATTCACGGCGGCGGGACGGCCACCGCTACCCTGGTGATCGGCACCCACGAAGCCGAGGAGGCCGCACTCGCGGCCACCGTCGAGGCTCTCGCGGCGAGCGACGTCGTGATCGCCATCTCTTCCGTTCTCCGAGTCGAAGGATCGTAATGCCCCAGCCGAAGGCCTACAGTCGTCAGTGGCGCGGCGTCCTCCGCGAGTACGCGGACCGCCTGAACATCTCCGACGCCACTCCGATCGTCACGCTGGGCGAGGGCGGCACGCCGCTCATCCCGGCCCCCGCGCTGTCCGCGCGGACGGGCGCCGACGTGTACGTGAAGTTCGAGGGCATGAACCCGACCGGTTCCTTCAAGGACCGCGGCATGACCATGGCGATCTCCAAGGCCGTCGAGCATGGTGCGAAGGCGGTCATCTGCGCCTCCACCGGCAACACCTCGGCGTCGGCCGCGGCGTACGCGACGCACGCGGGCATCCAGTCGGTCGTGCTCGTGCCCGAAGGCAAGATCGCGATGGGCAAGCTCAGTCAGGCCATCGCGCACAACGCGCAACTGCTGCAGGTGCAGGGCAACTTCGACGACTGCCTCGACATCGCGCGCGAGCTGGCCACCAACTACCCGGTGCACCTGGTCAACTCCGTGAACCCGGACCGCATCGAGGGGCAAAAGACCGCCGCCTTCGAGGTCGTCGAGGCCCTGGGCGACGCGCCGGACTTCCACCTGGTCCCGGTCGGCAACGCCGGCAACTACACCGCGTACCACCGCGGCTACACCGAGGAGCTGCAGCGTGGCGAGTCCACCAAGCTGCCCCGGATGTTCGGTTTCCAGGCCTCGGGGAGCGCGCCAATCGTCCTCGGCCACGCCGTAAAGGACCCCGACACGATCGCCACCGCGATCCGCATCGGCAACCCGGCGTCGTGGGAGCTCGCACTGAACGCCCGCGACGACAGCGACGGCTGGTTCGGAGCGATCAGCGACGCCAAGATCCTCGAGGCGCACCGCATCCTCTCGGCCGAGGTCGGCATCTTCGTCGAGCCGGCGTCCGCGATCAGCGTCGCCGGGCTCCTGGAGCGCTCGGAGGCCGGTGTGATCCCCGCCGGCGCGACCGTCGTCCTCACCGTCACCGGCCACGGCCTGAAGGACCCGCAGTGGGCCCTCCGCACGGCCGACGGCTCCGACGTCCAGCCCACCGTCGTCCCGGTCGACACGACCGCCATCGCCGACGTGCTCGGCCTGTCGCCCGCCGGGCAGACCTCCGCCGCAGAGGCGACCGCGTGACCACGCCCGACCTCCGCGGCCGGACCGTCGCGGTCAAGGTCCCGGCGACGAGCGCCAACCTCGGACCGGGGTTCGACACGCTCGGCCTCGCGCTCGCGCTGTACGACGAGCTCGAGGTCTCCGTCCGCGACGAGCCCGGTGCGACCGTCGAGGTCACCGGCGTCGGCGAAGGAGAAGTGGCGACCGACGAGAGCAACCTCGTCGTCCGCGCGATCGCGCACACCTTCGAGGCCGTCGGCATCCCGCTTCCCGGCCTGAACCTGCGGGCGCGCAACAGCATCCCGCACGGGCGGGGGATGGGCTCCTCCGGTGCCGCCATCGTCTCCGGCATCATGGCCGCGAAGGGGCTGCTGGAGGGCGTCGTCGACCTCGATGCCCAGACGCTGCTGGCGCTCGCGAACGACATGGAGGGGCACCCCGACAACGTGGCGCCCGCCCTGTTCGGCGGCCTGACGATCGCGTGGGTGACCCCGGAGGGTCCGCGCTTCAAGAAGCTCATCGTGCACCGCGGTGTCTCGCCGCTCGTGCTCGTGCCCGAGACGGTCATGTCCACCGCGCTCGCCCGCAGCCTCCAGCCGCAGTCGGTGCCCCACGAGGACGCCGTCTTCAACGTCTCCCGCTCCGCACTGCTGGTCGCGGCTCTCATCCAGAGTCCCGAGCTGCTGCACGCGGCCACCGAGGACAAGCTCCACCAGAGCTACCGCGCCTCGGCGATGCCCGAGACAGACCGGCTGATCACGCTGCTGCGCGAGAACGGCTTCGCCGCCGTCGTGTCGGGCGCGGGCCCGTCCATCCTCGTGCTGGGGAGCGACCCGAGCCAGCGTCTGGCCGCCGCGCGCCTCGTCGAGCAGTCGGCCGAGACCCGCTGGCAGCCGCTCATGCTCGCCGTCGACTTCAAGGGCGCGACGGTCAGCCGTGTCGCCGCCGACGCGGCGACGACACGGACGGACACGCCAGCGGCCTAGCGTCGGACGGCCCCGCCGCGAGGTGGTAAACTGCAGTCGCACCCGTGAAGAACCCGCGTCACGAGCGAATTCCGCTTCCGGGTGATCTCCTAGCAATCATGCCGTCACTCCTGCCTGCCTTCCCGGCTCTCCCTTTCCGGAGAACCCGGGCGGCGACGTAGCGCGGATCCGAACGCAGCACGTTCCCGGCAGTTCATGTGACGAAGCTTCAGACGGCGCGTAAGGCGCGCCGGGGGAAAGGATCCTCTTCCGTGACTGATGTCGAACTCCACGCCGGGGGCGTGGACACCAGCGACCTGACCGGCCTCAAGGTGGCAGAGCTGCAGGCTCTCGCCGCCGGCCTCGGCCTCCAGGGCGCAACCCGGCTCCGCAAGGGCGAGCTGGTCGAGGCGATCGCCGCCGCGCGCGCGGCCTCCGCTCCGGCCGACGCCCTCGAGCTTCCCGAGACCGAGGAGCCGGCCGCCGAGCCGGCCGCCGCCTCCCAGGTGCTCACCGAGCCGCTCATCGCTGAGCCGCTCATCGCCGAGCCCGCAGGGGCCGAGCGCGTCGAGCCCACCGTCGGCGACCCCGTGCTCCCGCAGGCGGACGCCTCCGCCGAGCAGACCGGCGGACGCCGCCGCGGCTCGCGCCGCGTGACCAGCCCGGACGGCACGGGCATCGCCGGTGCCGCCGGCGGTTCCGGCGTCGCCGCCGGATCGCACGTCAACTCCGGCGCCACCGGTGTCGAGTCGCTGATCCCTGATGTGGATGCGCTCCTCGACTCGGCTCTCGCCTCCCGCGAGCAGGCGCGCGGCCAGAACGGCCAGGGTGCGCAGGACGAGCAGGGCAACGGGCAGAACCAGGGCGGCGGACGCCGTCGCCGCGGTCGTGGCCAGGGCGGCCAGAACGGCGACCAGGGCGCCGACCAGAACCGCGACGGCCAGCAGCGCGACGGCCAGCAGCGTGACGCGCAGCAGCGCGACGCGCAGCAGCCGCAGGCGGAGCAGGGCCAGCAGGCCGACGCGCAGCAGGCCGACCAGCAGGGCGAGCAGGGCGACAACGCCGGCGAGCAGCAGGGCCAGGGCCGCAACCGCCGCAACCGCAACCGCAACAAGAACAACGGCCAGCAGAACGAGCAGGGCCAGGCGCAGGGCCAGAACCAGCCGAAGGACCTGCAGCAGGGCGGCCAGCAGGGCGACGGCCAGCAGAACCGCGGCCAGAACGCCCAGCAGCAGCTCGAGGGCGACCGCGGCCGCTACCGCGACCGCAACCGCAAGCGCCGCGGCGGCGCCCCGGGTGACGAGTTCGAGCCCGAGCTGTCCGACGACGACGTCCTCATCCCCGTCGCCGGCATCCTCGACGTGCTCGACAACTACGCGTTCGTGCGGACGACCGGGTACCTCCCGGGCGCCAGCGACGTGTACGTCTCGCTCGGCCAGGTCAAGAAGTACAACCTCCGCAAGGGCGACGCCGTCGTCGGCGCCATCCGCCAGCCGCGCGAGGGCGAGAACAACAGCCGCCAGAAGTACAACGCGCTGGTCAAGGTCGACTCGATCAACGGGCAGACCCCGGACGAGGCGGCCACCCGTGTGGAGTTCGGCAAGCTGACCCCGCTGTACCCGCAGGAGCGCCTGCGCCTGGAGACCGAGCCCAGCAAGGTCACCCAGCGGATCATCGACCTGGTCGCCCCGATCGGAAAGGGCCAGCGCGGTCTGATCGTCGCGCCGCCCAAGGCTGGCAAGACCATCGTGATGCAGCAGATCGCCAACGCGATCACCGCCAACAACCCTGAGGTCCACCTCATGGTCGTGCTGGTGGACGAGCGTCCCGAAGAGGTCACCGACATGCAGCGCACGGTGAAGGGCGAGGTCATCGCCTCCACCTTCGACCGCCCCGCGGAGGACCACACCACGGTCGCCGAGCTCGCCATCGAGCGTGCGAAGCGCCTCGTCGAGCTCGGCCACGACGTCGTCGTGCTGCTCGACTCGATCACCCGCCTCGGCCGCGCGTACAACCTGACCGCGCCGGCCTCCGGCCGCATCCTCTCCGGTGGTGTCGACGCCTCGGCGCTGTATCCGCCGAAGCGGTTCTTCGGCGCCGCGCGCAACATCGAGCACGGCGGCTCGCTCACCATCCTCGCCTCGGCGCTGGTGGAGACCGGGTCCAAGATGGACGAGGTCATCTTCGAGGAGTTCAAGGGCACCGGAAACATGGAGCTCCGCCTGTCGCGCCAGCTGGCCGACAAGCGCATCTTCCCGGCCGTCGACGTGAACGCCTCCGGCACCCGCCGCGAGGAGATGCTCATGGGCCAGGACGAGGTCAAGATTACCTGGAAGCTGCGCCGCGCCCTCGCCGGGCTCGACCAGCAGCAGGCCCTCGAGATCGTCCTCGGCCGCCTCAAGGAGACCTCGAGCAACGTCGAGTTCCTGATGCAGGTGCAGAAGTCGATGCCGGCGCCGACCAACGGCCACGGCAACGCGCACTCGCACGGCCACGAGAACGACCACCGCTAGCTGCGATCAGCGCCCGCCCGCCGTGCCACCGTGCACGGCGGGCGGGCGCTTCGTCGTTCCCCGGCCGCATCCCTCGCAGAAAGAAGACCCATGTTCGAATCGGTGAACAGCCTCATCGCCGAGCACGACGACCTCCAGCAGCAGCTCTCGGACCCGGAGCTGCACAGCGACCCGGTCCGCTCGAAGCGCGTCAACCGGCGCTACGCCGAGCTCAGCCGCATCGTGGCTGCATACAACGAGTGGAAGCAGCTCTCCGACGACCTCGACGCCGCCCGGGAGCTGGCGACGGAGGACGCGGCCTTCGCCGAGGAGGTCCCCGGTCTCGAGCAGAGCGTGGCCGAGTCGGCCGAGAAGCTGCGCCGGCTGCTCATCCCGCGCGACCCCAACGACAGCCGCGACGTGATCATGGAGATCAAGATGGGGGAGGGCGGCGCCGAGTCCGCTCTCTTCGCCGGCGACCTGCTGCGCATGTACCTGCACTACGCCGACTCCAAGCGGTGGAAGGCCGAGATCATCGAGCAGACCTCCAGCGACCTCGGCGGCATCAAGGATGTCCAGGTCGCGTTCAAGGGCAGTTCGAGCGATCCCGCCGAGGGCGTCTGGGCGCACCTGAAGTACGAGGGCGGTGTGCACCGCGTCCAGCGCGTGCCGGCGACCGAGTCGCAGGGCCGCATCCACACGTCCGCCGCGGGCGTGCTGGTGTTCCCGGAGGTGGACGAGCCGGAGGAGGTCGAGATCAACCCGAACGACCTCAAGATCGACGTGTTCCGGTCGTCCGGCCCCGGCGGTCAGTCGGTCAACACGACGGACTCGGCCGTGCGGATCACGCACGTGCCGACCGGCATCGTCGTCTCCATGCAGAACGAGAAGAGCCAGCTGCAGAACCGCGAGGCAGCCATGCGCGTGCTGCGGGCCCGGCTGCTCGCTCGTCAGCAGGAGGAGGCGGACGCCGAGGCCGCGGAGTTCCGCAAGGGCCAGATCCGCACGATGGACCGCTCGGAGCGCATCCGCACCTACAACTTCCCGGAGAACCGGATCGCGGACCACCGCACCGGCTACAAGGCCTACAACCTCGACGCCGTCATGAACGGAGCCCTCGACCCCGTCATCGAGTCGAACATCCAGGCCGACGAAGAATCGCGCCTGGCCGACCTAGCCACCGACTAACCCCCCGATCCCCGGTCCCAAGCCAACAGATCCTGAGTTTTTCGGCCCGACGCGCGGTCGGAGGCCGGAAAAACTCAGGAGCTGTTGGCTTGGCGATCAGCGGAGGGCGGTGGTCGCGCGGTCCCGGGTCGTGAGGTCGCGGTGCGTCGCGGCGGCGCGCCAGCCGTCGGCCGTGAGCAGGTCGCGGATCGCCGCGCCCTGCAGCTCGCCGTGCTCGAGCACGAGGGTGCCGCCCGAGTGGAGCAGACGCTGGGCGACCCGGGAGATCGTGCGCACCACGTCCAGCCCGTCCGGACCGCCGTAGAGCGCGGCGTGCGGATCGTGCAGCCGGACCTCGGGATCGCGTGGGATGGCGTCGTCCGGCACGTAGGGCGGGTTCGAGATGACGACGTCCACCGTCCCGTCGAGCTGCGGGAGCGCGTCGGCGAGATCGATGAACACCGGCGTCAGGTTCGTGGCACCGAACTCGTCGATGTTCCGGCGCGCCCAGATGAACGCTTCCGGCGAGTTCTCGACCGCGTACACGCGTGCGTGCGGCACCTCCGTCGCGAGGGCCAGCGCGATCGCACCGCTCCCGGTGCCGAGGTCGACCGCGACGGGCTCCGGCGAGGGGACGGCGCGGAGCGCGTCGATCGCGAACTGCGCCACCTGCTCCGTCTCGGGCCGCGGCACGAAGACACCCGGCCCGACGTTCAGCTCGAGCGAGCGGAACGGGGCGCGGCCCGTGATGTGCTGCAGCGGCTCGCGGGCCGCCCGGC
Coding sequences within:
- the argS gene encoding arginine--tRNA ligase, with protein sequence MTPADLSAALLDIVTTVVEQRRAAGADIPELALTVDDVPLERPKNRDHGDWASNVAMRLAKKVGANPRELAEQIAAAAAGIDGVASAEVAGPGFINFRLEAAAAGQLAKTIVEAGDAYGRGDVYDGLTVNLEFVSANPTGPVHMGGARWAAVGDSLARILQAEGADVTREYYFNDHGSQIDRFARSLLAAYLGEPTPEDGYGGGYIGEIAERVVQGFDGDLAALPREQQQEVFRSAGTQLMFQEIKDRLHSFGVDFDVYFHEDSLHESGAVDRAIARLREQGHIFEADGAIWLRTTTFGDDRDRVIIRSNGEPAYISGDLGYYLDKRERGFEQNIIMLGADHHGYIGRMMAMVEAFGDKPNENLQILIGQMVNLVKDGEPVRMSKRAGTIVTLDDLVDAVGVDAARYALVRSSTDSQLDIDLDLLTKRSNENPVYYVQYAHARTRSVAANAEKAGVDRSVFAPELLTHETESALLGGLQEFPRVVAQAAELREPHRVARYIEELAGLYHAWYAVRDGSTRVLPHGEEPVTDLHRTRLWLNDATGQVIRNGLGLLGVSAPDRM
- a CDS encoding DUF2993 domain-containing protein; its protein translation is MSDNTTQVIPEPQAAAPRRRRPRWLRLLLAIGIPVVVIVVLLVVVDTAARAYAEQRVSDEIEKNLPADIRGEVTTHIGGFSVLQQYLSGSFQRVELDAPKLVVQGAPLSATVVATGVPADFSKPIADATGTLRISQESLNTLVKIPGATGDISLGDGTIGYDGKIDLLGLPVGYTVTATPEAAGKQVLLKPDKANLTTGAGDVNLSRLLQALTSQGPFPVCAAQYLPDGVEVSDIQVTPGHATVELTASDFVLDQKFMASKGSCS
- the lysA gene encoding diaminopimelate decarboxylase; the encoded protein is MADSVAASNPLAPPWLHVPADANALAPGLWSRTVDRGSGELIVGGVAASELAARFGTPLYVIDEDDARARAVEVREAFDRAFAEIGTAAKVYYAGKAFLSIEVARWMSEAGLNIDVCSGGELAVALAAGVDPERIGFHGNNKSLVEIDQAVEAGIGAIIIDSVQEIGRVAAAAERHGVRQSVRLRVNSGVHAHTHAFLATAHEDQKFGIALEHAAEAVALIRSHASLAFRGLHCHIGSQIFGADGFAESAARLLTLHKRLLAGGDVPELNLGGGFGIAYTSADDPAPIGELARRIAETVAAGCEELDIPTPVVAFEPGRSIIGTAGLTLYTVGTTKDVPVAFQDDGETAVRRYVSVDGGMSDNARPALYGADYSARIANRVSPAAPALVRVAGKHCESGDIVVDAEYLPGDVGPNDLLAVPATGAYCWPLSSNYNHLGRPPVVAVRDGEARVIVRGETIEDLLARDTGYAAPASTVSASKERSQA
- a CDS encoding homoserine dehydrogenase; this encodes MIEYRNLRVALLGAGSVGSQVARLLLEQGDEFASRIGARLELVGIAVRDVDAPRDADLPRELFTTDASSLILGADIVVELMGGIEPARGYVLEALNSGADVITANKALLATHGPELFDAAEQVGAQLYYEAAVAGAIPIIRPLRDSLAGDRINRILGIVNGTTNFVLDRMDVNGETLQDALATATDRGYAEADPTADIGGYDAAQKAAILASLAFHTVVPLERVYREGITSVTKAQVDAAREAGAVIKLLAICERLTDPETGEEGVSARVYPALISRDHPLAAVHGAHNAVFVQSAAAGDLMFYGAGAGGVETASAVLGDVVSAARRHVVGGPGVAESTHSDLPVLDIGRVVTRYQITLDVEDQPGVLAAVARILSDGGVSVETVQQSVPSITGPVVIAGAAPAAAGPIHGGGTATATLVIGTHEAEEAALAATVEALAASDVVIAISSVLRVEGS
- the thrC gene encoding threonine synthase yields the protein MPQPKAYSRQWRGVLREYADRLNISDATPIVTLGEGGTPLIPAPALSARTGADVYVKFEGMNPTGSFKDRGMTMAISKAVEHGAKAVICASTGNTSASAAAYATHAGIQSVVLVPEGKIAMGKLSQAIAHNAQLLQVQGNFDDCLDIARELATNYPVHLVNSVNPDRIEGQKTAAFEVVEALGDAPDFHLVPVGNAGNYTAYHRGYTEELQRGESTKLPRMFGFQASGSAPIVLGHAVKDPDTIATAIRIGNPASWELALNARDDSDGWFGAISDAKILEAHRILSAEVGIFVEPASAISVAGLLERSEAGVIPAGATVVLTVTGHGLKDPQWALRTADGSDVQPTVVPVDTTAIADVLGLSPAGQTSAAEATA
- the thrB gene encoding homoserine kinase, whose translation is MTTPDLRGRTVAVKVPATSANLGPGFDTLGLALALYDELEVSVRDEPGATVEVTGVGEGEVATDESNLVVRAIAHTFEAVGIPLPGLNLRARNSIPHGRGMGSSGAAIVSGIMAAKGLLEGVVDLDAQTLLALANDMEGHPDNVAPALFGGLTIAWVTPEGPRFKKLIVHRGVSPLVLVPETVMSTALARSLQPQSVPHEDAVFNVSRSALLVAALIQSPELLHAATEDKLHQSYRASAMPETDRLITLLRENGFAAVVSGAGPSILVLGSDPSQRLAAARLVEQSAETRWQPLMLAVDFKGATVSRVAADAATTRTDTPAA
- the rho gene encoding transcription termination factor Rho, producing the protein MTDVELHAGGVDTSDLTGLKVAELQALAAGLGLQGATRLRKGELVEAIAAARAASAPADALELPETEEPAAEPAAASQVLTEPLIAEPLIAEPAGAERVEPTVGDPVLPQADASAEQTGGRRRGSRRVTSPDGTGIAGAAGGSGVAAGSHVNSGATGVESLIPDVDALLDSALASREQARGQNGQGAQDEQGNGQNQGGGRRRRGRGQGGQNGDQGADQNRDGQQRDGQQRDAQQRDAQQPQAEQGQQADAQQADQQGEQGDNAGEQQGQGRNRRNRNRNKNNGQQNEQGQAQGQNQPKDLQQGGQQGDGQQNRGQNAQQQLEGDRGRYRDRNRKRRGGAPGDEFEPELSDDDVLIPVAGILDVLDNYAFVRTTGYLPGASDVYVSLGQVKKYNLRKGDAVVGAIRQPREGENNSRQKYNALVKVDSINGQTPDEAATRVEFGKLTPLYPQERLRLETEPSKVTQRIIDLVAPIGKGQRGLIVAPPKAGKTIVMQQIANAITANNPEVHLMVVLVDERPEEVTDMQRTVKGEVIASTFDRPAEDHTTVAELAIERAKRLVELGHDVVVLLDSITRLGRAYNLTAPASGRILSGGVDASALYPPKRFFGAARNIEHGGSLTILASALVETGSKMDEVIFEEFKGTGNMELRLSRQLADKRIFPAVDVNASGTRREEMLMGQDEVKITWKLRRALAGLDQQQALEIVLGRLKETSSNVEFLMQVQKSMPAPTNGHGNAHSHGHENDHR